Proteins from a single region of Bacteroides sp.:
- a CDS encoding DPP IV N-terminal domain-containing protein, producing the protein MKQVILFAALMAGIFFQAVASGTLLLREPTISQESIVFVYANDLWIVDRDGGDARRLTSNEGAESLPQFSPDGRSIAFTAQYDGNTDVYLVPAEGGQPQRLTWHPGADLVAGWTPDGESVVFTSGREGVPTRESKFYKIHKNGGMPEALPIPRAVSGQISPDGKHIAYQEVGFVDAEWRNYRAGQANPIWIVSLDDFSLVATPQANNERHMKPIWLGQKVYFISERDYAANIWSFDPASQALRQETYHSDFDVKNLGSGGGLIVYEQGAKLHVFNPANGEIRTPEINVRGDFHWARPRWQDVNAGALQNATLSPTGQRALFEYRGEVFTVPKEKGDWRNITSSPGAADRFPIWSPDGQQIAWFSDASGEYQLMIGDQEGMGEPRVIALPEPTFYFRPAWSPDGKYIAYTDTHYNLWYVDVNTGQARKVDTDRYAHPNRSLNPVWSPDSKWLAYARLLDNQFKTIFLYNIETAQRIQVTDGMADAITPVWDAEGKYLYFLASTDYGMSTGWLDMSSYNNPVTRALYLVVL; encoded by the coding sequence ATGAAACAAGTGATTTTATTTGCAGCCCTGATGGCTGGAATTTTTTTCCAGGCTGTGGCCTCTGGCACGCTGTTATTGCGTGAGCCGACCATAAGCCAGGAAAGTATTGTTTTTGTTTATGCAAACGATCTCTGGATCGTTGACCGCGACGGTGGCGATGCGCGCCGCCTCACCAGCAATGAAGGCGCCGAGTCGCTGCCTCAATTTTCGCCCGACGGGCGCAGCATTGCCTTTACGGCTCAGTATGACGGCAACACGGACGTTTACCTGGTGCCGGCCGAAGGCGGACAACCCCAGCGCCTGACCTGGCACCCCGGTGCAGACCTGGTGGCAGGCTGGACCCCTGACGGGGAATCGGTGGTGTTCACCTCCGGCAGGGAAGGTGTCCCCACAAGGGAATCAAAGTTTTACAAGATTCACAAAAACGGGGGCATGCCCGAGGCCCTGCCCATCCCCAGGGCGGTAAGTGGTCAGATCTCGCCCGATGGCAAGCACATTGCTTACCAGGAGGTGGGCTTTGTGGATGCTGAGTGGCGTAATTACCGTGCTGGACAGGCCAACCCCATCTGGATTGTAAGCCTCGATGACTTTTCGCTCGTTGCCACGCCCCAGGCTAACAATGAACGGCATATGAAACCCATATGGCTGGGGCAAAAGGTGTATTTTATTTCGGAACGTGACTATGCGGCCAACATCTGGTCGTTCGACCCGGCTTCACAAGCCCTGAGGCAGGAGACCTATCATTCGGATTTTGACGTGAAAAACCTGGGCAGTGGCGGCGGACTGATCGTGTATGAACAAGGAGCAAAGCTTCATGTGTTTAATCCAGCTAATGGAGAAATCCGGACGCCTGAGATCAACGTAAGGGGAGATTTTCACTGGGCAAGGCCACGCTGGCAGGATGTTAATGCCGGTGCCCTCCAGAACGCCACCCTTTCTCCGACTGGACAGCGCGCGCTTTTTGAATACCGCGGAGAGGTCTTTACTGTGCCCAAAGAGAAGGGAGACTGGCGCAACATCACCAGCAGCCCCGGGGCTGCCGACCGTTTTCCCATCTGGTCGCCCGACGGCCAGCAAATCGCCTGGTTCTCCGATGCCAGTGGCGAGTATCAATTGATGATCGGAGATCAGGAAGGTATGGGTGAACCCAGGGTCATTGCATTGCCTGAACCCACTTTCTACTTCCGCCCAGCCTGGTCGCCCGACGGCAAATACATTGCCTATACCGACACCCATTACAACCTCTGGTATGTGGATGTGAACACAGGTCAGGCGCGCAAGGTAGACACCGACCGCTATGCCCATCCCAACCGCAGCCTCAACCCCGTCTGGTCGCCCGACAGCAAATGGCTGGCCTATGCACGTTTGCTCGACAACCAGTTTAAGACCATTTTCCTTTACAATATTGAAACAGCCCAGCGCATTCAGGTGACCGATGGCATGGCAGATGCCATTACGCCTGTATGGGATGCCGAGGGGAAATACCTTTATTTCCTGGCCAGCACCGATTATGGCATGAGCACAGGCTGGCTGGATATGAGTTCGTATAACAACCCGGTGACCCGTGCCCTTTACCTGGTGGTGCT